CGGCTGGGTGGTCGGCCATTCCTACAACGTGTACGCGCCGCTGCTGATCGGCGCGACGACGATCTGCTACGAAGGCAAGCCCGTCGGCACGCCGGACGCCGGCGCCTTCTGGCGCGTGTGCGCCGAGCACGACGTCGTGGCGCTCTTCACCGCCCCGACCGCGTTTCGCGCGATCAAGAAGGAAGACCCGGACGCCAGGTTCTGGGACCAGCACAAGCCGAAGAAGCTGCGCACGATCTTCCTTGCGGGCGAACGCGCCGATTCGACCACCGTCGAGTGGGCTTCATCCCACATGGGCCTGCCGGTGATCGACCACTGGTGGCAGACCGAAACCGGCTGGGCCATCGCCGGCAATCCGTTCGGCCTCGGCATGCTCCCGGTGAAGCCTGGCTCCGCCGCGGTGCCGATGCCGGGCTATCGCCTCGAGATCGTCGACGAAGCGGGCACGCCTGTGCCGCGCGGCACGATGGGCTCGGTGGTGATCGCCCTGCCCCTGCCGCCGGGCTGCCTGCCCACCCTCTGGCAGAACGACGCGCGGATGCGCGAGAGCTACCTCGAGGCGTTCCCCGGTTACTACGCGACGTCGGACGCCGGGATCATGGACGCCGACGGCTACATCTTCCTGCTCGGCCGCACCGACGACATCATCAACTGTGCCGGCCACCGTCTCTCGACGGGCGGCATGGAGGAGGTGCTGGCGGCGCTGCCCGACGTCGCCGAATGCGCCGTAATCGGCGTCGCCGACCCGATCAAGGGCGAGGTGCCGTGCGGCTTCGTCGTGCTGAAGGCCGGTGCCGCGAAGGACGCGGCGGCGATCGAGGCCGAAGCCATCGCGGCCGTCCGCGACAAGATCGGCGCCGTCGCATCGTTCAGGACGGCGCTTGTCGTCGAGCGACTGCCGAAGACGCGCTCCGGCAAGATCCTGCGCGGCACGATGAAGAAGATCGCCGAGGACGAGGACTACGCGATGCCGGCGACGATCGAGGACCCGGCGACGCTCGACGTCATCGCCGCGGCGTGGCGCGGACGGCGCGCCTGAAGCTCCCCACGGCGTGGGGAGGGCTCAAGCCTAGAAGTGGTAGTTCACACCGGCGCGGAGCAGGTTGATGTGCGGGCTCGCGACGAGGCCGTCGCGCGTGCCCGGGAAGTAGCCCTGGCTCGCGAAGTCGGTGTAGAGGTACTCGCCCTTCACGGTGATCTTGGTCGTTACCGCGAACTCGACGCCAGCGCCGACGGCGTAGCCGTTGAGGTAGTGGCTTTCGTTGAGGACGTAGGACGGGCGGCCCGAGAAGTCGGCGACCGAGCCGTTCATGCCCATGCCGGCATAGCCGCCGGTGACGAAGAACAAGGTGCGGTCCCAAACATAGCCGAGGCGGGCGCGGGCGGTGCCCATGCCGTGGATGGTTGCGCCGCTGTTGAGACCTACGCCGTAGCTCGCGGGGCTCGAGATCGAGCCGAAGGCGATGTCCGCCTCGCCGCCGACGAGCAGCGTGCCCTGCTGGTAGTTGTAGCCGATGGTGCCGCCACCCAGGCCGCCGACAGGGCCGCCGAAGCCGGCAGCATGGCCGTTCGTCGACACCGAGCCGAAGGCGAAGGCGCCGTTCACGCCGGCATAGAGGCCGTTGAAGGTGAAGATCGGCGCCGGCGAATAGTAGGGCGCCGGCGCGTAGCGCGAGGGCAGGTCCGCGGCGAGCGCCGGCGCGGCGACGGCGAGGCTCAGGGCCGGGACGGCGAGGGCGAGGCGGTTCATGTCGATCTCCGGGGCATCCGTGACGTGCCGGTGCTGCCGGGATAGGTCAGCAGGGTTACGAAACTCCGAGCGATTATGCTTGACGTTTCTTAACCATAGTGGCGCCGGTGTGAATTTGTTCACGTTAACGCAATATCGCCACCCCGTCGTAAGTATAGCCGCTCCTGGTGGACGGCTCGATTGTCGTCGCTTTTTGTGCGGCAATATGGTGTGGTGAACGGATGGTTTCCGTCGCGGCGCTTCCCTATGAAGGTGCCGGCGACACTGCAGAAGGACGCGACGTGACTGCGCCGGACGATCTCCCCCACGAGGGCCGCCGCACGGCGCTTGTGACCGGCGCCGCGCGCCGCATCGGCCTGCAGATCGCGACGCGCCTCGCCGGCGCGGGATGGGACCTCGTCTTGCATGCGAGCGCGCGCTCGCTCTCCCGCGCCGAGGCCGAAGCCGAGCGCCTTGCCGCGACGCACGGCTGTCGCGCCATGGCGCTGGCCGCCGACCTCGCGATTGCAGACGAGTGCGCCAAGCTCGTCGAGGGCGCGCGAGCCGCGCTCGGTCCGCTGCGCCTGCTCGTGAACAATGCCGCGGTCTTCGAGCCCGATGCCGCGGACGCCCTCGACCTTGCGCTGTTCGACCGGCAAATCGCGATCAACCTGCGCGCGCCGGTCATCCTTGCCAGCGCTTTCGCTGCGCAGACCCGGCTCGGCGGCGACGCGGCGATCGTCAACATCATCGACCAGCGCGTGCTGCGGCCGACCCCGCAATTCTTCTCGTACACGCTGGCGAAATCGGCGCTGTGGACGGCGACCCGGACGATGGCGCAGGCCTTCGCCGAGCGCGGCCTCCGCGTGAACGCCATCGGGCCCGGACCCGTGCTGCCCAATGCGACCGACGGCGACGAGGGCTTCTCGATCGAGGTGAAGGGCGTCCCCCTGCACCGCGCCGTCGATCCCGACGAAATCGCCGCCGCCGTGCTCTACCTCGCCGAGGCGCGCGCGGTGACGGGCCAGATGATCGCCGTCGACGCCGGCCAGCACCTCGGCTGGCGCACGCCGGACGTCGTGGAGTAGAACGCCTCAGGCCCGGTGGTAGGGGTGTCCGGAGAGGATCGTCGCCGCCCGGTAGATCTGCTCCGCGGCCATGATCCGCACGAGCTGGTGCGGCCACGTCATCGCCCCAAAGGCGATCGTCGCGATTGCCGTGCGGCGCAAGGCGTCGTCGAGCCCGTCTGCGCCGCCGATGACAAGAGCGAGCACAGGCGCCCCTTCGTCGCGCCGCGCTTCCATGAGCCGCGCGAAGCCGGCGCTGTCCAAGGCAGCGCCCTTCTCGTCAAGCGCGATCAAAACGGCATCCGGCGGCAACAGCGCGCGGATCGCCGCCGCCTCCTCGGCCTTGCGGTCCTCGGCGCGGCGGGCGCGCGACTCGAGGATCTCGCGCATCTCGACGGCGAGCCCGATGGCGCGGCCCGTCGCGGCGGCCCGCTCGAGATAGCGCTCGGCGAGCATTCGCTCGGGTCCGGCCTTCAGCCGGCCGACGCCGACGAGCACCACGCGCAACACGCGGCGCGCCCGTCAGCTCGCAAAGCGGGAAGCGCTCAGGCCGCCTTCGGCCGGTCGGCGCCCCACATCTTCTCGAGATTGTAGAATTCCCGAACCTCGGGCCGGAACACGTGGATGATCGCGTCGCCGGCGTCGATCAGGACCCAGTCGCCGTTGATCAGGCCTTCCGTTCGGGGAACCCCGAAGCCGGCGCCCTTCAACGCCCTCAGGACCCGATCGGCGATGGCGTTCACGTGGGTGTTTGAGCGACCCGTCGTGATGATCATCGCGTCGGCGATGGAGGTTTTTCCGTGCAGATCGATCAAGGTCGTCGATTCGGCCTTAGCGTCCTCGAGACAAGCCATCACGGTCTGCACAAGCGAACCGTCTTCGGGCGCGGAGCCCGTCAACGGGAGAAGCGGCCGCACGGCTGCTTCGCTCAAAACCGGATTGATCAGTTCATCCGTCCTCGGTGCACCCGGTCATCGGACCGGTACGGCGTGAAGATGACCCAACTCCGTGACCATTTCAATGCAACGTCCGATTGACCCAAGGACAGCTCTCGCCGCGCCCCGCAAATTTCGCGCGCCTGTGGCCGCAAATCCTCCCCTTTAGGATTTCACATACCGCGGCTTCATTCCGTCTGCCGCCTGTGGCGCGAATGTTGTTAGCCTGCCCATTCGAGCCTTCCCAGGAACGGACCCTCTTCATGACAGCTCCCGAGGTCGAACGGCGGAAGCCCGAGCCTGTCAAAAGCCGCATGGCGCCGACGGACAGCGAGGAGCTGCGCGAGGCGATTCTCGCCAAGCTCATCTATTCGGTCGGCAAGGACATCAAGACGGCGAGCCCGCGCGACTGGTTCGTGGCGCTGGCGCTGGCGACGCGCGACCGGATCGTCGACCGCTGGATGAGCGCGACGCGGCGCAGCCATCAGGCCGATGCCAAGCAGGTCTATTACCTATCGGTCGAGTTCCTTATCGGCCGCCTGCTGATGGACGGACTCAACAACCTCGGCCTCACCGAGCCGGCCCGCGAGGCCCTCGCGGCGCTCGGCGTCGATCTCGACCAGATCCGCCAGGAGGAGCCCGACGCAGCGCTCGGCAACGGCGGCCTCGGCCGCCTCGCCGCCTGCTTCATGGAAAGCATGGCCTCCGTCGGACTGCCGGCCTACGGCTACGGCATCCGCTACGAGCACGGCCTGTTCCGCCAGATGATCTCGGACGGCTGGCAGCACGAGGCGCCGGAGGACTGGCTGGCGCACGGCAACCCGTGGGAGTTCGAGCGGCCGGAGGTCGTCTACCCCATCCACTTCGGCGGCTTCGTCGAGCAGGTCGGCGGCGACACCGAGGACGCGCCGCTGAAGAACGTCTGGCATCCGCGCGAGACGGTGAACGCGGTCGCCTACGACACGCCGATCATCGGCTGGCAGGGGCGCCACGCCAACACGCTGCGGCTGTGGTCGGCCCGCGCCGTCGACCCGATCGATCTCATCGGCTTCAACCGTGGCGACCACGTCGGCTCGTTCACGGCGCGCGCCTACGCCGAATCGATCTCGCGTGTCCTCTATCCCTCGGACGAAACGTCGTCCGGCCAGGCGCTGCGCCTGCGGCAGGAGTATTTCTTCACGTCGGCGTCGCTGCAGGACCTCGTGCGGCGGCACCTGTCGATGCACAAGTCGCTCGACAACCTCGCCGAACACGCGGCGATCCACATGAACGACACGCATCCGGCGATCGCCGTCGCCGAGCTCATGCGCCTGCTCGTCGACGAGCACGACATGCTGTGGCGCAAGGCCTGGGGCATCACCCAGTCGACCCTGAACTACACCAACCACACGCTGCTGCCCGAGGCGCTCGAGGCCTGGCCGCTGGCGCTGATGAACGATCTCCTGCCGCGGCACATGCAGATCATCTTCCTCATCAACCACAAGCACCTGAAGCAGGTGCCGGACGCGATGAAGACCGATGTCGCCAAGCTCGCCTCGGTCTCGCTGATCGAGGAAGGCGACCAGAAGCGCGTGCGCATGGGCCACCTCGCCTTCATCGGCTCGCGCCGCATCAACGGCGTCTCGGCGCTGCACACCGAGCTGATGAAGCAGA
This Beijerinckiaceae bacterium RH AL1 DNA region includes the following protein-coding sequences:
- a CDS encoding hypothetical protein (ID:RHAL1_03636;~conserved protein of unknown function;~source:Prodigal:2.6); translation: MASRYHEVYAQWQRDPQAFWAEAAKAIEWIDSPQTIFEESGVYGRWFPDASLNACFNCVDRHVRDGRGEQAAIIYDAPVIAFKKTITYAQLLSEVQVLAAVLQDFGVGKGDRVIIYLPMIPRAHVAMLACARIGAIHSVVFGGFAARELAARIDDAKPKVILTASCGIEPSRTVLYKPLVDQAIEMAAAKPEAVLIWQRREEAELIPGRDHDWEALVEAAEAAGKSADCVPMRATDPLYILYTSGTTGIPKGVVRDIGGYLVALAWSMQGLYGIAPGEVFWTASDVGWVVGHSYNVYAPLLIGATTICYEGKPVGTPDAGAFWRVCAEHDVVALFTAPTAFRAIKKEDPDARFWDQHKPKKLRTIFLAGERADSTTVEWASSHMGLPVIDHWWQTETGWAIAGNPFGLGMLPVKPGSAAVPMPGYRLEIVDEAGTPVPRGTMGSVVIALPLPPGCLPTLWQNDARMRESYLEAFPGYYATSDAGIMDADGYIFLLGRTDDIINCAGHRLSTGGMEEVLAALPDVAECAVIGVADPIKGEVPCGFVVLKAGAAKDAAAIEAEAIAAVRDKIGAVASFRTALVVERLPKTRSGKILRGTMKKIAEDEDYAMPATIEDPATLDVIAAAWRGRRA
- a CDS encoding Outer membrane immunogenic protein (ID:RHAL1_03637;~source:Prodigal:2.6), with product MNRLALAVPALSLAVAAPALAADLPSRYAPAPYYSPAPIFTFNGLYAGVNGAFAFGSVSTNGHAAGFGGPVGGLGGGTIGYNYQQGTLLVGGEADIAFGSISSPASYGVGLNSGATIHGMGTARARLGYVWDRTLFFVTGGYAGMGMNGSVADFSGRPSYVLNESHYLNGYAVGAGVEFAVTTKITVKGEYLYTDFASQGYFPGTRDGLVASPHINLLRAGVNYHF
- a CDS encoding NAD(P)-dependent dehydrogenase, short-chain alcohol dehydrogenase family (ID:RHAL1_03638;~source:Prodigal:2.6) codes for the protein MTAPDDLPHEGRRTALVTGAARRIGLQIATRLAGAGWDLVLHASARSLSRAEAEAERLAATHGCRAMALAADLAIADECAKLVEGARAALGPLRLLVNNAAVFEPDAADALDLALFDRQIAINLRAPVILASAFAAQTRLGGDAAIVNIIDQRVLRPTPQFFSYTLAKSALWTATRTMAQAFAERGLRVNAIGPGPVLPNATDGDEGFSIEVKGVPLHRAVDPDEIAAAVLYLAEARAVTGQMIAVDAGQHLGWRTPDVVE
- the rlmH gene encoding Ribosomal RNA large subunit methyltransferase H (ID:RHAL1_03639;~source:Prodigal:2.6), which produces MRVVLVGVGRLKAGPERMLAERYLERAAATGRAIGLAVEMREILESRARRAEDRKAEEAAAIRALLPPDAVLIALDEKGAALDSAGFARLMEARRDEGAPVLALVIGGADGLDDALRRTAIATIAFGAMTWPHQLVRIMAAEQIYRAATILSGHPYHRA
- the rsfS gene encoding Ribosomal silencing factor RsfS (ID:RHAL1_03640;~source:Prodigal:2.6), which produces MRPLLPLTGSAPEDGSLVQTVMACLEDAKAESTTLIDLHGKTSIADAMIITTGRSNTHVNAIADRVLRALKGAGFGVPRTEGLINGDWVLIDAGDAIIHVFRPEVREFYNLEKMWGADRPKAA
- the glgP gene encoding Glycogen phosphorylase (ID:RHAL1_03641;~source:Prodigal:2.6); this encodes MTAPEVERRKPEPVKSRMAPTDSEELREAILAKLIYSVGKDIKTASPRDWFVALALATRDRIVDRWMSATRRSHQADAKQVYYLSVEFLIGRLLMDGLNNLGLTEPAREALAALGVDLDQIRQEEPDAALGNGGLGRLAACFMESMASVGLPAYGYGIRYEHGLFRQMISDGWQHEAPEDWLAHGNPWEFERPEVVYPIHFGGFVEQVGGDTEDAPLKNVWHPRETVNAVAYDTPIIGWQGRHANTLRLWSARAVDPIDLIGFNRGDHVGSFTARAYAESISRVLYPSDETSSGQALRLRQEYFFTSASLQDLVRRHLSMHKSLDNLAEHAAIHMNDTHPAIAVAELMRLLVDEHDMLWRKAWGITQSTLNYTNHTLLPEALEAWPLALMNDLLPRHMQIIFLINHKHLKQVPDAMKTDVAKLASVSLIEEGDQKRVRMGHLAFIGSRRINGVSALHTELMKQTIFSDLNAIYPGRIVNKTNGITFRRWLMEANPELTKLIVETLSPKVLDDPNQLVGLAAYADDKAFQDKMKRVRRRKKEALAAVIHDRLGVKVSTDALFDVQIKRIHEYKRQLLNILQTAAMYREMKLNPSAEYAPRVKIFAGKAAASYARAKLIIKLANDVANVVNNDPDIGDKLKVAFLPNYNVSLAEVIIPAADLSEQISTAGMEASGTGNMKMALNGALTIGTMDGANIEISEAVGLDNIFIFGMTTPEVEARREQGFRGRDALINSYRLKDVLDAIYDGQFSPDDRSRFHSLVDAVLGYDTFMVGADFEFYFKRQRDVDTLWADQPAWAAARTKNIAGMGWFSSDRTIREYADEIWQAPTL